In the Candidatus Omnitrophota bacterium genome, TTCCCAGTCAGGTTCAACCGGGTCTGGAGTGGCCACGGTGTTTTCCTCGCCGCCGCCGATTGCCGCGTGACTTCCCTGCGCGAAATTGTGATAACCGCCTGAGACCGTTGCATGACCTTTGGACGCCAGATTATACCGTCCTCCGGCAATGACCGTATAGCTCCCGGAAGCGACGCAGGGGTTGGTGATCTGTCCGAGAAAGAGGTTGGCCGATTCCGGGCCGCAGCTGCCGATGGTGGCGTAGCTGGCTCCAGCGGCGACATTGTTGCCCGCGCCTCCGGCAACGGAAGAGAGGCCCCCGTCGATTGTGTTGTAAGCCCCGCCGCCTATAAAATTGGTGCCGCCCGTGATGATGTTTTGCGCCCCGCCGGCGATGGTGCTGGACGAAGAACCGGACGCAATGGTGTTGCGGCTGCCGCCGCTGATCGCCGATCCAAAGGCCGTGACCTTGTTCTCCAGCCCTCCCGCGATAACAGCGTAGTAATTGCCGGACACCCCGTCACCGATCAGGTGGTCCGTCCCGCCGCTGATGACGGAGTAATCCGCGTTGATGACGTTTCGAGCGCCGCTCCCGATGAAGTTCTGGGATCCGTTGGAAACATTTTGCCAGCCGCCGGCAATCACGCTGAAAGCCCCGAAATCCCCGGTCCAGGTCCCGAAACGGTTCGTTTGGTTGCCCTGCCCGCTCAGGATGGCCGACCACATCGGAAGCGCCTGGTTGTCCTGCCCGAAGACAATCGTATAGTCACCGATATTGGCATTATTCCATTGATCCCCGGACACCTCTCCCGCGCGCAAAGCCGCTTTGTAGGGATACCAGATGAACCGGGTCCCGGCCCCTGCCGTGGATAAGGTGTTGCCGCTGCTTTTGGTCCCCTTGGCGATGATCCCGCCGTCCGTGTCCAGGGTCAGCATGAATTCCGGCGTCTGGGTGCCGACGGCGACCTTTTTAAGGCCCGGATTCGCTGTATCGCTCAGGGTGATGTTATTGGAAAATTCTTTCCAGACCCCCTGCAGGGAATTCCACTCCTGGGTGACCCCGTTGGAAACGCAGGAAATGATCCGTTGGGACGTGATGTCGTAATAAATCGTGCCGATGGTGCTGGCGTTGCAGTCCCCGGCGGGCAGGGTCGCCCGGGGGGCAAACCGGACCCGGTCATAGGCGCCGGACGGGGCCGGGTAGTAAGTGGTGGCCTTGAACTGTCCAGCCTCGACTCCGGAACAGCTCAGGACGAAGAACAGCAGGGGAAGGATGATTCTTTTCATAACAATGACCTCCTTAGAAATTGGCTACGCAGCACTCTCACGATCAAGGCGGTTTATCCGCACAAGGGCAGGGCCCTCAGTTTGTTCCCTTCCAAAATTTTAAGATCAGCCACAATCTGTTCCGGTCCCTCCACGCGGGTGTTCGTGGAATCTCTTACCGCAGAGCGTCGACCCTGGACTTCAGGCGCTCAATTTCCCCGCGCTGATTTTCCAGTTCGTTGTTCTGCTTCTGGATTTGCTCGCGTTGCTGTTCAATCAGCCTCTGCTGCTCCTGAACGACTTTCGTGACCACGGCCATGATGTCGACGGTGTTGAGGGTCCTATGGTCTTCAGGGGCAAGCAGCTCCGGGACATCTTCCGCGATAAAGCCGGCGCGTAATTTTTCCTGGTCGCTTTTGTAGCGGAATGTGACCGGCTGGAGCTGTGTCAGTGTTTTGACGGCTTTTTCCGTGGATAAGGTTTCAATATCATTTTTTAATGTGCGGCTGGACGTCGGATGGAACTGCCCGTCTGTGCCGATATAGGCCCCGCTGGCAAACTCCATGACGGCCCCGGGGATCGAGGGGTTGACGACACCGACCCCAACCTTGGCATAACCGCTGGCTGACAGATTGCCGTTATAGATCACAAAGGCGTTTGCAGTCGTAATGGCAGGAGCTGGTAACGAGGAATACCCGAAGGCAACGGTGTTGTCCGCTGTGTTTTGCAGGGTCACCCCGTTCCCGTATGCGAATGAGTAATCCGAGTCCACGGAGACGGATTTTCCCATAGCCACAGATGAAGGCCCGCCAGCATAATTTGAACCATTGGCAACAAAAGCATTCGTACCTAATGGGCCGATTAAATTGTTGTTTCCATTAGCAATTGCCGAGTATTGGGCTCCGGCGGAGATGGTGTTGGCGTATCCGCCGAGGATGCTGCTGTGAAGTCCAAAGGCGCGATTGCCCTGACCGCCGACGACAACAGAATAGTCTGCGCCAGCGGTAGGATCAAGGCGGCCCCACGACGGGTGGTTTGATTCATATCCGCCGCCGCCGACAAACGCGTAGTTGCCCGGGGCCCGGTTGCTGAACCCCCCGCCGATAACAGAATAATTTCCGTTAATGATGTTATAATATCCGTTTCCGATGAAACCATAAGTGCCGTTCGCCTGATTGCCTTCAGCGGCTGATGCGCCGCCACCTCCGATGACGGAGTAGTTCCCGGTGGCGTGATTGCCGAACCCTCCCAGAATGGCGCTGTATTGACCGGAAGCCGTGTTGGAAATGCCTCCGCCGATGGTCGCGTCATCCCCTGTGACAGTGTTGCCGCGGCCGCCGGAAATTGTTGAAAAATTACCGGATGCCGTGTTGGGGATATTGGTGGAATAGGGCGGGCCTGCCGGGACGAGATAGCGCCCGCCGCCGGAGATTGTCGCCCCTTCGCCGCTGGCGGTGCTTCCGTTCCCGCCGCCAACAACGGCATACCTGCCGCTGGCCCGGTTTGCAAATCCGCCGCCGATCGCGGCGTAATCCCCTCCGGGGGTGGGAACGGAGTCTTCCACATTGGTTGTGTTATTTTTCCCGCCGGCGATGGTGGCGGAATCCCCGCTTGTCGTATTGCCTTGCCCGCCGCCGATCGTGGCGTCGGTCATTGTCTTTATGGTGTTTCCCAGCCCGCCGCCGATGGTGGAGCGATCTGTATATATCTCATTGGCCTGCCCGCCGGCGATGGTCGTATAGCTACTGTTGATAATTTTATTTCCACTGCCGCCGCCGATTATCCCGGCTGCCGACGTCGAGACGCTGTTGGATTCCCCGCCACCGATCGTGACGGAATTACCCTCGATGGAATTATGCTTACCGCCGCCGATGGTGGAGGCCTCTTGCCAGATGATTTTGTTGTCCCATCCGCCGCCGATTACGCCGTACCAGACAGCGGCCCCACCCGGATTTTTGTCCGTCATCACGTTGGATGTCCCCCCGCCGATGAAGTTGTCGTTGGAGAAGACCGTTCCGGCGTAATTGAACCTCCCGCCGGCAACCGTGCTGAAGACCGGCGCCACGTTGCTCTGCCCGCCGCCGATGGTGGCATACCCCCGGCCGTCCGAGCAGTAATACCCCTGGCACCAGCTGTAAGTGGTGTTGTCCGTCCCGCCGCTGATGGTCGAGTAGGTCCCGTTGGGGAGATTGTTGGATCCAAAAGCGACCGTGTAATTATGGATATTGGTTTCATCCCACTGGCTGGAGTTGACATACCCGGCCCGGATTGCAGCCTTTTTGGGGTACCAGAGGAACCGCGTTCCCCAGCCGGAGGTGGTGAGGGTGGTGCCGGCCCCCAAAGCCCCCTTGGCCAGGATCCCGCCGTCCGCATCCAGCGTCAGCATCATTTCCGGCGTCTGGGTGCCGATCGCAACTTTTTTCAGGCTGGGATTGGCCGTATCTCCTAATGTGATGTTTTCCCCCATTTGTTTCCAGACGCCCGGCAGGGAATTCCATTCCTGACTGCCGCCATTGGGAACGCAGGAAACAAGACGCTGCGAGGTGGTGTCGTAATAGATGGTCCCGACGGTGCCTGCGTTGCAATCTCCCGCAGGCAGGGTGGCGCGGGGTGAAAAGCGGAGCCGGTCGTAGACTCCGGAGGGAGCAGGGTAATACGTGGTGGCCTTGAACTGCCCGGCTTCGATCCAGGAGCAGGCTGTCACGACATACAAGGCAGTTAAAAATATTTTTTTCATGGTAACGCCCCCTTGTTTTTTAAACGGATAGCTAAAAAAGAAAAACCCTATCTTGAACATGAGGCTCAAAGAATAGGGTTGCTTGAAATGTCTCCACATGCACCGGCAACTGGCTGTCCCTTCGGGCTCGAACCGGAGACCGGGGGACCCTATAGCTTTGTGCCCTACCCTTGCGGGTAGTTTACTTTGAAACGGCGCTTGCATATTATGAGCTATTTTTTATCACCTTAAGTATAAAATATTATTGGGAAGGGGACAATAGAAAGGTCAAAATTTGAGAAAGCGCTTTCTCGCAGATCCCTGGACGGCTTCATTTTCGGTTTCCCTGGAACAGGGTGGGGCCGGCAATCTTGGCTTGACAAGACAAACACCGGGTGGTATAGTTTGGACAAGTTGGCACCTTTAACTCGGTCCTGTGAGACCGGCAAGGAACATTCATGAAGTTTGTCGCGACAAACGAGGGATGTATAAAAGCGCTCGTCTTCGGAACGCCCGAGAAGACGGGCTTTTTTATTTATAAGCACATGACTTGCGGAGCCGTAGGCGAACGCAAGTCATAGGTGCGCGTTAACCCCGCCGACTTCTTGCGTCAGCAAGAGGCGGGGTAATGAGGCCCCCGAAGCTTAATAGGAACGAATCTCATGACCGCCCCCGCCAAAATCATGGACAAGGAGAACATCCAAAGGGCCATATTGCGCATTGCCCACGAAATTCTTGAGAAGAACAAGGGGATCGAGGACCTCTGCCTGATCGGGATCCGCACCCGCGGCGCGGTTCTGGCCGAGAGGATCAACGCCTGTATCGCCCAGATCGAAGGCAAGCCGATCCCAGCCGGCATCCTGGATATCACCCTGTACCGTGACGATCTGACTTTGATTTCCTCCCAGCCGGTTGTCCATGAAACGAAAATCGAATTTGATATTACGGATAAAAAAGTCGTGCTTGTGGACGACGTTCTGTTCACGGGCCGCACGATCCGCGCGGCGCTCGACGCCATCATCGATTTCGGCCGCCCGGCCCGGATCCAGCTGGCGGTCCTCATCGACCGCGGCCACCGGGAACTGCCGATCCGCGCGGACTTTGTCGGGAAGAACATCCCGACGGCCATTGATGAGAACGTTAAAGTGGTCCTGTCGGAAAGCGACCACGGGGAATCGGACAGGGTGATCGTGGAGCAGCGGGACAACCCCCATAGCCCTTAGCGAGGCGGATCTATGACCGAGTGGAAACGACACGACCTTTTGGACCTTCAGGATTTCAGCCGGGAAGAGATCGAGCTTGTTCTTCAGACCGCCAAGTCGTTCAAGGAGGTTTCCACCCGCGACGTCAAGAAAGTCCCGGCCCTGCGCGGCAAGACGGTGGTCATGCTGTTCTTTGAGCCGTCCACCCGGACCCGCACGTCGTTC is a window encoding:
- a CDS encoding tail fiber domain-containing protein, yielding MKRIILPLLFFVLSCSGVEAGQFKATTYYPAPSGAYDRVRFAPRATLPAGDCNASTIGTIYYDITSQRIISCVSNGVTQEWNSLQGVWKEFSNNITLSDTANPGLKKVAVGTQTPEFMLTLDTDGGIIAKGTKSSGNTLSTAGAGTRFIWYPYKAALRAGEVSGDQWNNANIGDYTIVFGQDNQALPMWSAILSGQGNQTNRFGTWTGDFGAFSVIAGGWQNVSNGSQNFIGSGARNVINADYSVISGGTDHLIGDGVSGNYYAVIAGGLENKVTAFGSAISGGSRNTIASGSSSSTIAGGAQNIITGGTNFIGGGAYNTIDGGLSSVAGGAGNNVAAGASYATIGSCGPESANLFLGQITNPCVASGSYTVIAGGRYNLASKGHATVSGGYHNFAQGSHAAIGGGEENTVATPDPVEPDWEGSGTIAGGNLNSVTRGFATIGGGKSNTASHMYATISGGLSNIASGNASTVSGGQGSQATGSWSTVGGGDFNFATAMYATVAGGNNSQARANYATIGGGQENDASGEASTIAGGSVNIASGDYSTVAGGGPQVAPVSINATASGAYSSVGGGQGNVASGDNSTVAGGRANVSSGAYASVPGGQNNIAGADYAWAGGRYMQTNNLATGTFVWGNSGAAPGTPINTPNTFFIFPYGNAGSVAINTANPAGFNLAVNGTAANPTGTWSLLSDERLKTNIQPLRGSLEKVLSLRGVSFEWKDPAEHGNHTEMQRGFIAQEVEPVFPEWVGTNADGFKYVEPAGINAVVVEAIKELNAKMEELKAENQRLQERIKALENK
- a CDS encoding tail fiber domain-containing protein — encoded protein: MKKIFLTALYVVTACSWIEAGQFKATTYYPAPSGVYDRLRFSPRATLPAGDCNAGTVGTIYYDTTSQRLVSCVPNGGSQEWNSLPGVWKQMGENITLGDTANPSLKKVAIGTQTPEMMLTLDADGGILAKGALGAGTTLTTSGWGTRFLWYPKKAAIRAGYVNSSQWDETNIHNYTVAFGSNNLPNGTYSTISGGTDNTTYSWCQGYYCSDGRGYATIGGGQSNVAPVFSTVAGGRFNYAGTVFSNDNFIGGGTSNVMTDKNPGGAAVWYGVIGGGWDNKIIWQEASTIGGGKHNSIEGNSVTIGGGESNSVSTSAAGIIGGGSGNKIINSSYTTIAGGQANEIYTDRSTIGGGLGNTIKTMTDATIGGGQGNTTSGDSATIAGGKNNTTNVEDSVPTPGGDYAAIGGGFANRASGRYAVVGGGNGSTASGEGATISGGGRYLVPAGPPYSTNIPNTASGNFSTISGGRGNTVTGDDATIGGGISNTASGQYSAILGGFGNHATGNYSVIGGGGASAAEGNQANGTYGFIGNGYYNIINGNYSVIGGGFSNRAPGNYAFVGGGGYESNHPSWGRLDPTAGADYSVVVGGQGNRAFGLHSSILGGYANTISAGAQYSAIANGNNNLIGPLGTNAFVANGSNYAGGPSSVAMGKSVSVDSDYSFAYGNGVTLQNTADNTVAFGYSSLPAPAITTANAFVIYNGNLSASGYAKVGVGVVNPSIPGAVMEFASGAYIGTDGQFHPTSSRTLKNDIETLSTEKAVKTLTQLQPVTFRYKSDQEKLRAGFIAEDVPELLAPEDHRTLNTVDIMAVVTKVVQEQQRLIEQQREQIQKQNNELENQRGEIERLKSRVDALR
- the pyrR gene encoding bifunctional pyr operon transcriptional regulator/uracil phosphoribosyltransferase PyrR, which codes for MTAPAKIMDKENIQRAILRIAHEILEKNKGIEDLCLIGIRTRGAVLAERINACIAQIEGKPIPAGILDITLYRDDLTLISSQPVVHETKIEFDITDKKVVLVDDVLFTGRTIRAALDAIIDFGRPARIQLAVLIDRGHRELPIRADFVGKNIPTAIDENVKVVLSESDHGESDRVIVEQRDNPHSP